A single Anopheles funestus chromosome 2RL, idAnoFuneDA-416_04, whole genome shotgun sequence DNA region contains:
- the LOC125765631 gene encoding kinesin-like protein Klp98A isoform X2 encodes MASLKVAVRVRPFNQREHELGAKLIVQMDGKKTRLLKPKLGIGNGIRGDLASRAAQDPFNDFTFDHSYWSVDERDPHFTHQETVFDDLGTEIVDCAFQGYNACVFAYGQTGSGKTFTMMGTPEAQGLIPRICRSLFARMKLGQEEGTGYKTQCSYLEIYNERVKDLLGPSSAGHGLRVREHRTLGPYVESLSQHPVSDYSEIQNCMIQGNIQRTTASTNMNDTSSRSHAIFTITFVQARYLNDLPSETVSKIHLVDLAGSERANATGATGQRLKEGAHINKSLVTLGSVISALAEQTNPTNNKRVLYIPYRDSILTWLLKDSLGGNSKTIMIAAISPADVNYSETLSTLRYANRAKNIINKPTINEDPNVKLIRELRDEIYKLKLMLSSDSGAALKPQLKVLEDLHKKEAQEKVLTEEWTEKWREAQTILREQRSLGLRKSGVGVVLDSEMPHLIGIHDDISTGVTLYSLKEGETTIGTDEATYPQDISLNGIGIAPEHCRIVLSNGNATIYPNPNATCLLNASIIEVPTAISQGDILLLGRTNMFRYNNPAEAAKMRQENSHQQRSSRLDLSRLSLIAASRENLCASFLSDDDGGSSLSLFGGGGGMASPQNAFRFRQYTPSREDAELQDEHRKILQTIENALRQLNLERTRMHEQFKHKIKLCTEELDRLESTKRDRLMILDCRIGELMARKEMVLWEKSNEKTQASSELIRNAPQTEDYSEILLQISRSLDNYSQQYIREFVRRNRDEINKYETELTEKEQLLSESTQKIADLDQKIQELMQQNRDLLQQRTQQELDQIQKKKLSMTLNLTHTNGDADGEGVNGERTDLLLGVNRVATLETCDTFHTANSDCSFVSALNTPALNSLNQLIPTPSSTEDGTESDTGDRDYEEATSNGGLHGGMSDSGVSFETNKATDTAAALLAEADENESEGSVDRQNDPGSGTAKLLFQSDDHCLLLATSSTPNPKYGGKKMPTTTTTVIVTDGNGLLKSNQPQSPRLRHKSSDSDEERTTLTTMSSTGTPGTNRLKLSLPNRTRSNNGKSSSMRTEIFDIRHGIHPLRVSSVSSGTDGSHEEEDDEEEQTGRRRHEDDEEERRSRGSSIDNSSITSSTANLILCEMNHLRESIASKKAEIMKILETNGDKKMLDGKIGELQDLQKRIVQLEIKIQDVEKSCLSDGEIQLDSMRDIPESFTDSDDSRVGNSCIYPGYVRSRDQGSIYAPSVTRSLPSMEGTYRSDHAINIPTYIIRGAGKQTHYEYEVKINLPDERWTLLRRYSRFRELHLTMKKLYGDKIATIPFPRRELFASNTESVAKTRRRQLETYLRRLLVVCAKIPHCSIYEGEGRPGLTKQTLIEFHSFFKKGLFETGKHGTG; translated from the exons ATGGCATCGTTGAAGGTTGCCGTACGGGTTCGTCCCTTCAATCAaag AGAACATGAACTCGGCGCAAAGCTCATCGTGCAGATGGATGGAAAGAAGACACGTCTGCTGAAACCGAAACTTGGCATCGGCAATGGCATACGGGGGGATCTCGCATCTCGCGCAGCCCAGGATCCATTCAATGACTTCACGTTTGATCATTCGTACTGGTCGGTGGATGAACGCGATCCACACTTCACGCATCAGGAAACAGTTTTCGACGATCTCGGTACGGAGATAGTGGACTGCGCGTTCCAGGGTTAcaatgcgtgtgtgtttgcgtacgGCCAGACGGGTAGTGGCAAAACATTCACAATGATGGGCACACCGGAAGCGCAAGGACTTATCCCGCGCATCTGTCGCTCACTGTTTGCACGCATGAAGCTCGGCCAGGAGGAGGGTACCGGGTATAAGACGCAATGCTCCTATTTGGAAATTTACAACGAACGGGTAAAGGATCTCCTTGGACCTAGCAGTGCGGGGCATGGTTTGCGTGTGCGGGAACATCGCACGCTTGGACCGTACGTGGAAAGCTTGTCCCAGCATCCGGTGTCGGACTACTCGGAAATACAGAACTGTATGATCCAGGGCAACATACAGCGTACGACAGCCAGCACGAACATGAACGATACGAGCAGCCGAAGTCATGCAATCTTCACCATTACCTTCGTCCAGGCACGCTACCTCAACGATCTGCCGAGCGAAACCGTGTCCAAGATCCATCTGGTCGATCTGGCAGGAAGCGAACGGGCCAATGCAACTGGTGCTACCGGGCAAAGGTTGAAGGAGGGTGCGCACATCAACAAGTCGCTGGTAACGCTGGGCAGTGTCATATCCGCACTGGCAGAGCAAACCAATCCGACCAACAACAAACGGGTGCTGTACATCCCGTACCGTGATTCCATCCTTACCTGGCTGCTGAAGGATAGTTTGGGTGGTAACAGCAAAACGATCATGATCGCAGCCATCTCGCCGGCGGATGTGAACTACAGCGAAACGCTCAGTACACTGCGGTACGCAAACCGGGCGAAGAACATCATCAACAAACCGACGATCAACGAGGATCCGAATGTGAAGCTGATTCGCGAGCTGCGTGATGAAATATACAAGCTGAAGCTGATGCTTTCGAGCGATAGTGGTGCCGCTCTCAAGCCACAGCTTAAGGTGCTTGAAGATCTGCACAAAAAGGAAGCACAGGAAAAGGTGCTGACCGAGGAGTGGACGGAGAAATGGCGCGAGGCGCAAACCATTTTACGCGAGCAGCGTTCACTTGGATTACGCAAATCCGGTGTGGGTGTGGTGCTCGACTCGGAGATGCCACATCTGATTGGCATACACGATGACATTAGTACCGGTGTGACCCTTTACAGTTTAAAGGAAGGTGAAACGACAATTGGTACGGACGAGGCAACATATCCGCAGGACATTTCGCTAAACGGTATCGGTATCGCGCCGGAACACTGCCGTATCGTACTGTCGAACGGGAATGCAACGATTTATCCGAATCCGAATGCAACCTGTTTGTTAAACGCGAGCATCATAGAAGTGCCGACTGCAATCAGTCAGGGCGACATACTGTTGCTTGGCCGGACAAACATGTTCCGCTACAACAATCCGGCTGAGGCGGCAAAAATGCGTCAAGAGAATAGCCATCAGCAGCGTTCGTCTCGGCTCGATCTGTCGCGACTTTCGTTGATTGCTGCGTCACGTGAAAACCTTTGTGCGAGTTTTCTGAGCGATGATGACGGTGGATCGTCGTTGAGTTTGttcggtggtggcggtggtatGGCTTCACCGCAGAATGCATTTCGCTTTCGGCAATATACACCAAGCAGGGAGGATGCCGAGCTGCAGGACGAACATCGGAAAATTCTGCAAACGATCGAAAATGCACTGCGTCAGCTGAATCTGGAGCGTACGCGTATGCACGAGCAGTTTAAGCATAAGATTAAGCTATGTACCGAAGAGTTGGATCGGCTGGAAAGTACCAAGCGCGATCGGTTGATGATATTGGACTGTCGGATCGGGGAGCTAATGGCACGCAAAGAGATGGTGCTGtgggaaaaaagcaacgaaaagaCGCAA GCAAGCAGTGAACTAATACGAAATGCACCTCAAACGGAGGATTATTCGGAAATATTGCTTCAAATATCACGCTCACTTGACAACTACTCGCAGCAGTACATTCGGGAGTTTGTTCGGCGCAAT CGCGATGAGATCAATAAGTACGAAACGGAGCTAACGGAAAAGGAGCAACTGCTTTCAGAAAGTACACAGAAGATTGCCGATCTGGATCAAAAGATACAGGAGCTGATGCAGCAAAACAGGGATTTGCTACAACAGCGAACCCAGCAAGAGTTGGATcaaattcaaaagaaaaagctttc GATGACACTTAATCTTACGCACACCAATGGAGATGCTGATGGCGAAGGTGTGAACGGTGAACGGACCGATCTACTATTGGGTGTGAATCGTGTAGCAACACTGGAAACGTGTGACACATTCCACACGGCAAATTCGGACTGTTCCTTCGTGTCGGCCCTTAACACACCAGCGTTGAATTCGTTAAACCAACTCATTCCGACACCGAGCTCAACGGAGGACGGTACCGAATCCGATACGGGCGATCGTGACTACGAGGAGGCCACTTCGAACGGTGGCCTGCACGGTGGTATGAGCGATAGTGGCGTTAGCTTTGAAACGAATAAAGCCACCGATACGGCAGCAGCATTATTAGCCGAGGCggatgaaaacgaaagcgaagGTAGCGTGGACAGGCAGAACGATCCTGGTAGCGGTACGGCCAAGTTGCTTTTCCAATCGGATGATCATTGCCTGCTGCTAGCCACCTCATCCACCCCGAACCCAAAGTACGGTGGTAAAAAGATGCCCACCACAACCACGACCGTAATCGTGACGGATGGCAATGGGTTGCTGAAATCGAACCAACCGCAATCGCCCCGGTTGCGTCACAAATCGTCCGATTCGGACGAGGAACGTACCACGCTAACGACGATGTCATCGACGGGTACGCCCGGCACTAATCGGTTAAAGCTTTCACTACCGAATCGAACACGTAGCAATAATGGTAAGAGTAGTAGCATGCGTACCGAAATCTTTGACATCCGTCACGGTATCCATCCGCTACGGGTAAGCAGTGTTAGCAGTGGTACCGATGGTAGCCACGAAGAGGAGGACGACGAAGAGGAGCAGACGGGCAGACGTCGCCATGAGGATGACGAGGAAGAGCGCCGTTCGCGTGGTTCATCCATCGACAATAGTTCGATTACTTCGTCAACGGCAAATTTGATCCTGTGCGAAATGAATCATCTGCGTGAAAGCATCGCTAGCAAGAAGGcggaaattatgaaaattctCGAAACGAACGGTGATAAAAAGATGCTGGACGGAAAGATCGGTGAGCTGCAGGATCTGCAGAAGCGTATCGTGCAGCTGGAGATAAAAATACAGGACGTGGAGAAGAGTTGCCTGTCCGATGGAGAGATTCAGCTCGATTCGATGCGAGACATCCCCGAAAGCTTTACCGACAGTGATGACAGTCGGGTGGGAAATTCATGCATCTATCCGGGATATGTACGATCGCGTGATCAAGGTAGCATTTATGCACCAAGCGTTACGCGATCGTTACCATCGATGGAAGGAACCTATC GTTCGGATCATGCAATAAACATACCGACGTACATTATACGTGGTGCGGGAAAACAAACCCATTATGAGTATGAGGTTAAGATAAACCTGCCCGATGAACGGTGGACATTACTGCGACGGTACAGCCGTTTCCGTGAGCTCCATCTAACGATGAAGAAGCTGTACGGTGATAAG ATCGCAACCATACCATTTCCGAGGCGTGAACTGTTTGCATCCAACACGGAATCGGTGGCGAAAACGAGACGTCGCCAGCTAGAAACGTACCTGCGTCGCCTGTTGGTGGTGTGTGCCAAAATTCCCCACTGTTCCATCTACGAAGGTGAAGGACGGCCCGGTCTAACCAAGCAGACACTGATCgagtttcattcgtttttcaAGAAAGGTTTATTCGAAACGGGCAAACATGGAACCGGATAG
- the LOC125765631 gene encoding kinesin-like protein Klp98A isoform X1: MASLKVAVRVRPFNQREHELGAKLIVQMDGKKTRLLKPKLGIGNGIRGDLASRAAQDPFNDFTFDHSYWSVDERDPHFTHQETVFDDLGTEIVDCAFQGYNACVFAYGQTGSGKTFTMMGTPEAQGLIPRICRSLFARMKLGQEEGTGYKTQCSYLEIYNERVKDLLGPSSAGHGLRVREHRTLGPYVESLSQHPVSDYSEIQNCMIQGNIQRTTASTNMNDTSSRSHAIFTITFVQARYLNDLPSETVSKIHLVDLAGSERANATGATGQRLKEGAHINKSLVTLGSVISALAEQTNPTNNKRVLYIPYRDSILTWLLKDSLGGNSKTIMIAAISPADVNYSETLSTLRYANRAKNIINKPTINEDPNVKLIRELRDEIYKLKLMLSSDSGAALKPQLKVLEDLHKKEAQEKVLTEEWTEKWREAQTILREQRSLGLRKSGVGVVLDSEMPHLIGIHDDISTGVTLYSLKEGETTIGTDEATYPQDISLNGIGIAPEHCRIVLSNGNATIYPNPNATCLLNASIIEVPTAISQGDILLLGRTNMFRYNNPAEAAKMRQENSHQQRSSRLDLSRLSLIAASRENLCASFLSDDDGGSSLSLFGGGGGMASPQNAFRFRQYTPSREDAELQDEHRKILQTIENALRQLNLERTRMHEQFKHKIKLCTEELDRLESTKRDRLMILDCRIGELMARKEMVLWEKSNEKTQVDILVRQLSALQTQLDTKKRDFYEYVAKELQELQDCGRLDEASSELIRNAPQTEDYSEILLQISRSLDNYSQQYIREFVRRNRDEINKYETELTEKEQLLSESTQKIADLDQKIQELMQQNRDLLQQRTQQELDQIQKKKLSMTLNLTHTNGDADGEGVNGERTDLLLGVNRVATLETCDTFHTANSDCSFVSALNTPALNSLNQLIPTPSSTEDGTESDTGDRDYEEATSNGGLHGGMSDSGVSFETNKATDTAAALLAEADENESEGSVDRQNDPGSGTAKLLFQSDDHCLLLATSSTPNPKYGGKKMPTTTTTVIVTDGNGLLKSNQPQSPRLRHKSSDSDEERTTLTTMSSTGTPGTNRLKLSLPNRTRSNNGKSSSMRTEIFDIRHGIHPLRVSSVSSGTDGSHEEEDDEEEQTGRRRHEDDEEERRSRGSSIDNSSITSSTANLILCEMNHLRESIASKKAEIMKILETNGDKKMLDGKIGELQDLQKRIVQLEIKIQDVEKSCLSDGEIQLDSMRDIPESFTDSDDSRVGNSCIYPGYVRSRDQGSIYAPSVTRSLPSMEGTYRSDHAINIPTYIIRGAGKQTHYEYEVKINLPDERWTLLRRYSRFRELHLTMKKLYGDKIATIPFPRRELFASNTESVAKTRRRQLETYLRRLLVVCAKIPHCSIYEGEGRPGLTKQTLIEFHSFFKKGLFETGKHGTG, encoded by the exons ATGGCATCGTTGAAGGTTGCCGTACGGGTTCGTCCCTTCAATCAaag AGAACATGAACTCGGCGCAAAGCTCATCGTGCAGATGGATGGAAAGAAGACACGTCTGCTGAAACCGAAACTTGGCATCGGCAATGGCATACGGGGGGATCTCGCATCTCGCGCAGCCCAGGATCCATTCAATGACTTCACGTTTGATCATTCGTACTGGTCGGTGGATGAACGCGATCCACACTTCACGCATCAGGAAACAGTTTTCGACGATCTCGGTACGGAGATAGTGGACTGCGCGTTCCAGGGTTAcaatgcgtgtgtgtttgcgtacgGCCAGACGGGTAGTGGCAAAACATTCACAATGATGGGCACACCGGAAGCGCAAGGACTTATCCCGCGCATCTGTCGCTCACTGTTTGCACGCATGAAGCTCGGCCAGGAGGAGGGTACCGGGTATAAGACGCAATGCTCCTATTTGGAAATTTACAACGAACGGGTAAAGGATCTCCTTGGACCTAGCAGTGCGGGGCATGGTTTGCGTGTGCGGGAACATCGCACGCTTGGACCGTACGTGGAAAGCTTGTCCCAGCATCCGGTGTCGGACTACTCGGAAATACAGAACTGTATGATCCAGGGCAACATACAGCGTACGACAGCCAGCACGAACATGAACGATACGAGCAGCCGAAGTCATGCAATCTTCACCATTACCTTCGTCCAGGCACGCTACCTCAACGATCTGCCGAGCGAAACCGTGTCCAAGATCCATCTGGTCGATCTGGCAGGAAGCGAACGGGCCAATGCAACTGGTGCTACCGGGCAAAGGTTGAAGGAGGGTGCGCACATCAACAAGTCGCTGGTAACGCTGGGCAGTGTCATATCCGCACTGGCAGAGCAAACCAATCCGACCAACAACAAACGGGTGCTGTACATCCCGTACCGTGATTCCATCCTTACCTGGCTGCTGAAGGATAGTTTGGGTGGTAACAGCAAAACGATCATGATCGCAGCCATCTCGCCGGCGGATGTGAACTACAGCGAAACGCTCAGTACACTGCGGTACGCAAACCGGGCGAAGAACATCATCAACAAACCGACGATCAACGAGGATCCGAATGTGAAGCTGATTCGCGAGCTGCGTGATGAAATATACAAGCTGAAGCTGATGCTTTCGAGCGATAGTGGTGCCGCTCTCAAGCCACAGCTTAAGGTGCTTGAAGATCTGCACAAAAAGGAAGCACAGGAAAAGGTGCTGACCGAGGAGTGGACGGAGAAATGGCGCGAGGCGCAAACCATTTTACGCGAGCAGCGTTCACTTGGATTACGCAAATCCGGTGTGGGTGTGGTGCTCGACTCGGAGATGCCACATCTGATTGGCATACACGATGACATTAGTACCGGTGTGACCCTTTACAGTTTAAAGGAAGGTGAAACGACAATTGGTACGGACGAGGCAACATATCCGCAGGACATTTCGCTAAACGGTATCGGTATCGCGCCGGAACACTGCCGTATCGTACTGTCGAACGGGAATGCAACGATTTATCCGAATCCGAATGCAACCTGTTTGTTAAACGCGAGCATCATAGAAGTGCCGACTGCAATCAGTCAGGGCGACATACTGTTGCTTGGCCGGACAAACATGTTCCGCTACAACAATCCGGCTGAGGCGGCAAAAATGCGTCAAGAGAATAGCCATCAGCAGCGTTCGTCTCGGCTCGATCTGTCGCGACTTTCGTTGATTGCTGCGTCACGTGAAAACCTTTGTGCGAGTTTTCTGAGCGATGATGACGGTGGATCGTCGTTGAGTTTGttcggtggtggcggtggtatGGCTTCACCGCAGAATGCATTTCGCTTTCGGCAATATACACCAAGCAGGGAGGATGCCGAGCTGCAGGACGAACATCGGAAAATTCTGCAAACGATCGAAAATGCACTGCGTCAGCTGAATCTGGAGCGTACGCGTATGCACGAGCAGTTTAAGCATAAGATTAAGCTATGTACCGAAGAGTTGGATCGGCTGGAAAGTACCAAGCGCGATCGGTTGATGATATTGGACTGTCGGATCGGGGAGCTAATGGCACGCAAAGAGATGGTGCTGtgggaaaaaagcaacgaaaagaCGCAA GTAGACATATTAGTGCGACAGCTGTCCGCTCTGCAAACGCAGCTGGATACGAAGAAGCGCGATTTCTATGAGTACGTCGCGAAAGAGCTTCAGGAGTTGCAGGACTGTGGCCGTCTGGACGAG GCAAGCAGTGAACTAATACGAAATGCACCTCAAACGGAGGATTATTCGGAAATATTGCTTCAAATATCACGCTCACTTGACAACTACTCGCAGCAGTACATTCGGGAGTTTGTTCGGCGCAAT CGCGATGAGATCAATAAGTACGAAACGGAGCTAACGGAAAAGGAGCAACTGCTTTCAGAAAGTACACAGAAGATTGCCGATCTGGATCAAAAGATACAGGAGCTGATGCAGCAAAACAGGGATTTGCTACAACAGCGAACCCAGCAAGAGTTGGATcaaattcaaaagaaaaagctttc GATGACACTTAATCTTACGCACACCAATGGAGATGCTGATGGCGAAGGTGTGAACGGTGAACGGACCGATCTACTATTGGGTGTGAATCGTGTAGCAACACTGGAAACGTGTGACACATTCCACACGGCAAATTCGGACTGTTCCTTCGTGTCGGCCCTTAACACACCAGCGTTGAATTCGTTAAACCAACTCATTCCGACACCGAGCTCAACGGAGGACGGTACCGAATCCGATACGGGCGATCGTGACTACGAGGAGGCCACTTCGAACGGTGGCCTGCACGGTGGTATGAGCGATAGTGGCGTTAGCTTTGAAACGAATAAAGCCACCGATACGGCAGCAGCATTATTAGCCGAGGCggatgaaaacgaaagcgaagGTAGCGTGGACAGGCAGAACGATCCTGGTAGCGGTACGGCCAAGTTGCTTTTCCAATCGGATGATCATTGCCTGCTGCTAGCCACCTCATCCACCCCGAACCCAAAGTACGGTGGTAAAAAGATGCCCACCACAACCACGACCGTAATCGTGACGGATGGCAATGGGTTGCTGAAATCGAACCAACCGCAATCGCCCCGGTTGCGTCACAAATCGTCCGATTCGGACGAGGAACGTACCACGCTAACGACGATGTCATCGACGGGTACGCCCGGCACTAATCGGTTAAAGCTTTCACTACCGAATCGAACACGTAGCAATAATGGTAAGAGTAGTAGCATGCGTACCGAAATCTTTGACATCCGTCACGGTATCCATCCGCTACGGGTAAGCAGTGTTAGCAGTGGTACCGATGGTAGCCACGAAGAGGAGGACGACGAAGAGGAGCAGACGGGCAGACGTCGCCATGAGGATGACGAGGAAGAGCGCCGTTCGCGTGGTTCATCCATCGACAATAGTTCGATTACTTCGTCAACGGCAAATTTGATCCTGTGCGAAATGAATCATCTGCGTGAAAGCATCGCTAGCAAGAAGGcggaaattatgaaaattctCGAAACGAACGGTGATAAAAAGATGCTGGACGGAAAGATCGGTGAGCTGCAGGATCTGCAGAAGCGTATCGTGCAGCTGGAGATAAAAATACAGGACGTGGAGAAGAGTTGCCTGTCCGATGGAGAGATTCAGCTCGATTCGATGCGAGACATCCCCGAAAGCTTTACCGACAGTGATGACAGTCGGGTGGGAAATTCATGCATCTATCCGGGATATGTACGATCGCGTGATCAAGGTAGCATTTATGCACCAAGCGTTACGCGATCGTTACCATCGATGGAAGGAACCTATC GTTCGGATCATGCAATAAACATACCGACGTACATTATACGTGGTGCGGGAAAACAAACCCATTATGAGTATGAGGTTAAGATAAACCTGCCCGATGAACGGTGGACATTACTGCGACGGTACAGCCGTTTCCGTGAGCTCCATCTAACGATGAAGAAGCTGTACGGTGATAAG ATCGCAACCATACCATTTCCGAGGCGTGAACTGTTTGCATCCAACACGGAATCGGTGGCGAAAACGAGACGTCGCCAGCTAGAAACGTACCTGCGTCGCCTGTTGGTGGTGTGTGCCAAAATTCCCCACTGTTCCATCTACGAAGGTGAAGGACGGCCCGGTCTAACCAAGCAGACACTGATCgagtttcattcgtttttcaAGAAAGGTTTATTCGAAACGGGCAAACATGGAACCGGATAG